A DNA window from Microcystis aeruginosa NIES-843 contains the following coding sequences:
- a CDS encoding IS5 family transposase produces the protein MTYEQVKTLKPTEFKRLWVVYPDTFKDMVTVLKAEKVWQKKTGRPSKLSTEDQLLITLEYWREYRTYFHLGNSWGVNESTAYRIVRKVENILIKSGLFNLPEKKALLESNSEIEVIVVDVSKQEIERPKKKQKSCYSGKQGYHTLKSQVVADQKSEQVICVRCEKGRVHDFRLWKESKIRLNKEIEILGDKGYQGIQKIHQNSQIPHKKKKKEKLSKEQKKANRQLSQRRIVIEHIHRRLKIFRILSSRYRNRRRRFGLRLNLIAGIYNYELRYRQKDIS, from the coding sequence ATGACTTACGAACAAGTAAAAACTTTAAAGCCAACAGAGTTCAAACGTTTGTGGGTCGTGTATCCAGATACATTTAAGGATATGGTAACAGTCCTAAAGGCAGAAAAAGTTTGGCAAAAAAAGACAGGTAGGCCTAGCAAATTGAGTACGGAAGACCAACTACTAATAACATTAGAATATTGGCGAGAATATCGCACCTATTTTCATCTGGGAAATAGTTGGGGTGTTAACGAATCAACGGCGTATAGAATTGTTAGGAAAGTAGAGAATATTCTCATCAAATCAGGTCTGTTTAATCTACCTGAAAAAAAAGCCCTATTAGAAAGTAATAGTGAAATAGAAGTAATAGTGGTGGATGTGTCAAAACAGGAGATAGAAAGACCCAAAAAAAAACAGAAATCATGCTATAGTGGCAAGCAGGGATACCACACATTAAAGTCGCAAGTCGTTGCCGATCAAAAAAGCGAGCAGGTAATCTGTGTCCGTTGTGAGAAAGGAAGAGTCCATGATTTTCGACTGTGGAAAGAGAGCAAAATAAGGTTAAATAAGGAAATAGAAATATTAGGGGATAAAGGCTATCAAGGAATTCAGAAAATCCATCAAAACAGTCAAATTCCTCATAAAAAAAAGAAAAAAGAAAAACTAAGTAAAGAGCAAAAAAAAGCCAATCGTCAGTTATCACAACGGCGCATAGTTATAGAACATATTCATCGTCGTCTCAAAATATTTCGGATACTTTCATCAAGATACAGAAATCGCAGACGGCGATTTGGTCTGAGATTGAATTTGATTGCTGGTATCTACAATTACGAACTTCGTTACCGACAAAAGGATATATCTTGA
- a CDS encoding DUF5615 family PIN-like protein, producing MKIWIDAQLPPTLANWLSATFGLEASALRDLSLRDAQDINIFEAARAENAVIMTKDSDFIDLVCRLGTPPQILWLTCGNVTNRNLRQLLSATLPDALEQLRQGTMIVEISNAP from the coding sequence ATGAAAATTTGGATTGATGCCCAACTACCTCCAACGCTGGCGAACTGGTTATCAGCGACTTTTGGTTTAGAAGCGTCTGCTCTACGAGACTTGTCCCTTCGAGATGCTCAAGACATCAATATCTTTGAAGCAGCGCGAGCCGAAAATGCCGTGATTATGACTAAAGATAGCGACTTCATTGATTTGGTCTGTCGCCTGGGAACACCTCCCCAAATTTTATGGTTGACCTGTGGTAATGTCACGAATCGGAATCTGCGGCAATTGCTGTCAGCTACTTTACCTGATGCTTTAGAACAACTACGTCAAGGAACAATGATCGTAGAGATCAGCAATGCTCCTTAA
- a CDS encoding IS1634 family transposase, with the protein MYIEKVPNRNSPPAVLLRESYREGEQVKKRTLANLSKLPDDIIDNLKLALKGATLSMNEGIPNHFEVIRSLPHGHVMAILETIKKLGLDKIISEKSSRIRNLVVAMIVARIINPKSKLATARGFNSETCSQSLGQLLDLEKADEDELYNALDWLLEKQDKIEKHLALKHLESGTLVLYDVTSTYLEGNGCELGKYGDNRDKKKGKIQIVFGLLCSAKGCPIAVEVFEGNTSDGATLSGQIEKVRKGWGIENVVWVSDRGIFTNSKIKELVKPLEGLDYITGLTKPQIRKLAEVEVIQLGLFEQVNLVEFESEDYPDERLIACRNPFIAQKNQLQREALLEAVEKELDLIVQATQREKRALKGQDKIALRVGKILHQFKVNKYYNLEITEEGFSYQRKRELIAQETALDGVYVLRTSLESTLMDAATTVKAYKSLSQVEEAFRCYKSIDLKVRPIYHYKGDRVKAHIFLCMLAYYVEWHLKQCLAPLLFEDEEIDDSSVDVIKASRSESVQSKERKKRNQENFPVHSFRTLLEDLGTICLNTVECTIREGSYRFSKITRPTQLQQKALDLLGVSLICTQ; encoded by the coding sequence ATGTATATAGAAAAAGTTCCTAACCGTAATTCCCCCCCCGCCGTTCTTCTTCGAGAGTCCTACCGAGAAGGAGAACAAGTCAAAAAAAGAACCCTTGCCAATCTCTCAAAATTACCCGATGATATTATCGACAATCTGAAACTGGCTCTTAAAGGGGCAACACTGTCCATGAATGAAGGCATTCCCAATCATTTTGAAGTGATTAGAAGTCTTCCTCATGGTCATGTGATGGCTATTTTAGAGACGATTAAAAAATTAGGTTTAGATAAAATAATCAGTGAAAAATCCTCACGAATCAGAAACTTAGTAGTGGCGATGATTGTGGCAAGAATCATCAATCCTAAATCGAAACTAGCCACAGCGAGAGGGTTTAATAGTGAGACTTGTAGTCAGAGTTTAGGACAATTGTTAGACTTAGAGAAAGCCGATGAAGACGAATTATATAACGCCTTAGATTGGTTATTAGAAAAACAAGATAAAATTGAGAAGCACCTAGCACTTAAACACTTAGAATCAGGAACATTAGTCTTGTATGATGTCACTTCTACCTACCTAGAAGGAAATGGTTGTGAACTGGGAAAATATGGTGATAATCGAGATAAAAAGAAAGGGAAAATTCAGATAGTTTTTGGTCTGCTCTGTTCAGCCAAGGGTTGTCCGATAGCGGTAGAAGTATTTGAAGGAAACACCTCAGACGGTGCTACTTTAAGCGGACAAATTGAGAAAGTCAGAAAGGGTTGGGGGATTGAGAATGTGGTCTGGGTAAGCGATAGAGGAATTTTCACCAACTCGAAAATCAAGGAATTAGTAAAACCGCTAGAAGGATTAGACTATATTACTGGTTTAACTAAGCCTCAAATTCGGAAACTGGCTGAGGTAGAAGTGATTCAATTAGGATTATTTGAGCAGGTAAACTTGGTGGAATTTGAGAGTGAAGATTATCCCGATGAAAGATTAATTGCTTGTCGGAATCCCTTCATTGCCCAGAAAAATCAACTACAAAGAGAGGCATTATTAGAAGCGGTAGAGAAGGAACTAGATTTGATTGTTCAGGCGACTCAAAGGGAGAAAAGAGCTTTAAAGGGTCAAGATAAGATAGCTTTGAGAGTGGGCAAGATTCTTCATCAGTTTAAGGTCAATAAATACTATAACCTAGAGATAACAGAAGAAGGCTTTTCTTATCAGCGTAAGCGGGAATTAATCGCTCAAGAAACGGCCTTAGATGGTGTGTATGTGTTAAGAACTTCTCTGGAGTCAACTTTGATGGATGCAGCGACGACGGTTAAAGCTTATAAAAGTTTGTCTCAAGTGGAGGAGGCATTTCGCTGTTATAAGTCAATTGATTTAAAGGTACGTCCTATCTATCATTATAAGGGTGATAGAGTCAAGGCTCATATCTTTTTATGTATGTTGGCTTATTATGTGGAATGGCATTTAAAACAGTGCTTGGCTCCTTTATTATTTGAGGATGAAGAAATTGATGATAGCTCCGTTGATGTGATTAAGGCGAGTCGCAGTGAATCGGTGCAATCTAAAGAGAGAAAAAAACGGAATCAAGAGAACTTTCCTGTGCATAGCTTTCGGACTTTGTTGGA
- a CDS encoding DUF433 domain-containing protein, which translates to MNSTVSLLTRITQTPGQCGGRPCIRGMRIRVTDILEMLAENVSINEILEDFPDLELADIQACLLFAARRTDFPRLTA; encoded by the coding sequence ATGAACTCAACAGTTAGCTTGCTTACCCGCATTACTCAAACACCTGGTCAGTGTGGTGGTCGTCCTTGCATCCGAGGGATGCGAATTCGAGTGACTGATATTTTAGAAATGTTGGCTGAGAACGTTAGCATTAATGAAATTTTAGAAGACTTCCCCGATTTGGAACTAGCAGATATCCAAGCTTGTTTGCTTTTTGCAGCTCGCCGTACTGATTTCCCCAGACTAACGGCATGA